A stretch of Candidatus Sphingomonas phytovorans DNA encodes these proteins:
- a CDS encoding Mur ligase family protein, translating into MHDGKSYFFVGIGGSGMMPLAMILAGKGARVAGSDRTLDQDRLPAKFADLRAKGVALFPQDGSGITSASQIVVASAAVESTVADIVAADAVGAKRMSRAELLAKLFNAAPLPIGVAGTSGKSTVTGMIGWILHATGRDPTVMNGAVMKNFAGEDAPFASALVGGGEAFVSEVDESDGSIALYWPKIAVLNNVSLDHKSLDELRTLFGDFIARSTTAVINLDNADGAALATTLPPERCLTFSIGLEADLVAIGLVQRPFGVDFSLSERGAAPVAVSLKVPGRHNVSNALAAIGAVRAAGVPLAEAVRAISGFTGLRRRMELVGEANDISVIDDFGHNPDKIAATLDALHAFPGRLLILFQPHGYGPLKVMRGELVATLADKLAAEDLLVLPDPVYMGGTVNREVTSADIVADVAATGRTALHIPAREAAAAHLVAEARPGDRIVVMGARDDTLSQLAADMLASVANKAGKRPQA; encoded by the coding sequence GATCCTCGCCGGCAAGGGCGCCCGCGTCGCGGGATCGGACCGGACGCTCGACCAGGACCGGCTTCCCGCCAAGTTCGCCGATCTGCGCGCCAAGGGCGTCGCCCTGTTCCCGCAGGACGGCAGCGGCATCACCTCGGCAAGCCAGATCGTCGTCGCCTCCGCCGCCGTCGAATCGACTGTCGCCGATATCGTCGCGGCAGACGCGGTCGGCGCGAAGCGGATGAGCCGCGCGGAACTGCTCGCCAAGCTGTTCAACGCGGCTCCGTTGCCGATCGGCGTGGCCGGCACATCGGGCAAGTCGACCGTGACCGGCATGATCGGCTGGATCCTGCACGCCACCGGCCGCGACCCGACCGTGATGAACGGCGCGGTGATGAAGAATTTCGCGGGCGAGGATGCCCCCTTTGCCAGCGCGCTGGTCGGCGGCGGCGAGGCGTTCGTGAGCGAGGTCGACGAGAGCGACGGATCGATCGCGCTCTACTGGCCGAAGATCGCTGTGCTCAACAATGTCAGTCTCGATCACAAGTCGCTCGACGAGCTGCGCACGCTGTTCGGCGATTTCATCGCGCGTTCGACAACCGCTGTGATCAACCTGGACAATGCCGACGGCGCGGCGCTGGCGACGACGCTGCCGCCGGAACGCTGCCTGACCTTCTCGATCGGGCTTGAGGCGGACCTTGTCGCGATCGGTCTGGTGCAGCGTCCGTTCGGCGTCGATTTCAGCCTGTCCGAACGCGGCGCGGCGCCGGTGGCAGTGTCGTTGAAAGTACCCGGTCGTCACAATGTGTCGAACGCGCTCGCCGCGATCGGCGCGGTGCGCGCGGCGGGCGTGCCGCTGGCCGAGGCGGTACGGGCGATCAGCGGCTTCACCGGGCTTCGGCGGCGGATGGAACTGGTCGGCGAGGCCAACGACATCTCCGTGATCGACGATTTCGGCCACAACCCCGACAAGATCGCCGCCACGCTCGACGCGCTTCACGCCTTTCCCGGGCGGCTGCTCATCCTGTTCCAGCCGCATGGCTATGGCCCGCTCAAGGTGATGCGCGGCGAGCTGGTCGCGACGCTGGCGGACAAGCTGGCTGCGGAAGACCTGCTCGTCCTGCCTGACCCGGTCTATATGGGCGGCACAGTGAACCGCGAGGTGACCAGCGCCGATATCGTCGCCGACGTCGCCGCCACCGGGCGCACGGCACTCCATATTCCCGCGCGCGAGGCAGCCGCCGCGCACCTCGTCGCAGAGGCACGGCCCGGCGACCGGATCGTGGTGATGGGCGCGCGGGACGATACGCTCAGTCAGCTTGCCGCGGATATGCTGGCAAGCGTCGCGAACAAGGCTGGCAAGCGGCCGCAGGCGTGA
- a CDS encoding DUF6356 family protein, translating into MFRRLFLDHPKSVGESYTEHFGVASHFGLKMMWGGARCTLHAVLPFMFKTAGSDTITVLHAELVTKRNAARAEQTQITTVEYVI; encoded by the coding sequence ATGTTCCGCCGCCTGTTCCTGGATCACCCGAAATCGGTCGGCGAAAGCTATACGGAGCATTTCGGCGTCGCCTCGCACTTCGGGCTGAAGATGATGTGGGGCGGCGCGCGCTGCACGCTCCACGCGGTGCTGCCCTTCATGTTCAAGACCGCGGGCAGCGACACCATCACCGTTCTCCATGCCGAACTGGTCACCAAGCGCAACGCAGCCCGTGCGGAGCAGACGCAGATCACCACCGTCGAATATGTGATCTGA